One stretch of Ooceraea biroi isolate clonal line C1 chromosome 4, Obir_v5.4, whole genome shotgun sequence DNA includes these proteins:
- the LOC105286181 gene encoding uncharacterized protein LOC105286181: MNDSEVPEESESTSTISNEPPRKKKRGFAGRKSYETILDSYTEKMLQSQKQCLSDMIIKQNNMQKEIIKVEMENQRLWEKEIIEKEHAFQREQMQSFLQAMQVIGSQAPPPNCGIPQNCFIPQNYRIPTNYQLPQNVKIILVCL, encoded by the exons ATGAATGATAGTGAGGTGCCAGAAGAAAGTGAGTCTACTTCAACCATTAGCAACGAACCTCCtagaaagaagaaacgtgGATTTGCAG GTAGAAAAAGCTACGAAACTATTTTAGACAGCTATACAGAGAAGATGCTACAATCACAAAAACAATGTTTATCAGATATGATTATAAAACAGAATAACATGCagaaagagataataaaaGTTGAAATGGAAAACCAAAGATTGTgggagaaagaaataatagagAAGGAGCATGCATTTCAAAGAGAACAGATGCAATCTTTTTTACAAGCGATGCAAGTAATAGGATCTCAGGCCCCGCCACCAAATTGTGGGATACcacaaaattgttttattcctCAAAATTATAGAATACCAACAAACTATCAGCTGCCACAAAATGTCAAAATTATTCTAGTATGTTTATGA
- the LOC105286180 gene encoding protein ALP1-like, which yields MKKRSYEFWESIVLNYYTDLEWLESFRMSKMSFLKLCDLLEDELRPKMQLLKAREPVSVKKQVAIAMYKLASCCEYRVVGNVFGVHKSTMKKCLYRVVKAINTVMAPAYINMPNEEEAKYIAMQFENISHIPQIIGCIDGTHIPITVPEEGYRDFVNRKGWASYNVQAIVDHNGRFRNVFAKHPGSVHDAMVFKDNTLYKRSQEIIPQLEKHVNGQGIPFMIVGDPAYPFLPWLIKSYSGSVSPKEESFNVHLNSARVSVEMAFGRLKARWRMLQKKLDCNYKFVPLVIVAYCVLHNFVKTIKTNFLKSGCNKFVS from the exons atgaaaaaaagaagttaCGAATTTTGGGAATCAATTGtgctaaattattatactgaTTTGGAATGGCTCGAAAGTTTCCGAATGTCAAAAATGAGTTTCTTAAAATTATGTGATTTACTTGAAGATGAATTACGACCCAAAATGCAACTTTTAAAAGCTAGAGAGCCTGTATCTGTAAAAAAACAAGTTGCTATAGCTATGTATAAACTTGCTAGTTGTTGTGAATACAGAGTAGTTGGGAATGTATTCGGAGTACATAAATCAACAATGAAGAAATGCTTATACAGAGTTGTAAAAGCAATTAATACGGTTATGGCTCCCGCTTATATTAATATGCCAAACGAAGAGGAAGCTAAATATATTGCAATGCAGTTTGAAAACATATCCCATATTCCTCAAATAATTGGTTGCATCGATGGAACGCATATACCTATTACAGTACCAGAAGAAGGCTATAGAGATTTTGTTAATAGAAAAGGATGGGCATCTTACAATGTTCAAGCAATAGTTGATCACAATGGAAg gTTTCGTAATGTTTTCGCCAAGCATCCTGGTAGTGTTCATGACGCCATGGTTTTCAAAGataatacattatacaaaCGCTCACAAGAAATAATACCGCag ttGGAGAAACACGTTAACGGTCAAGGAATACCTTTCATGATAGTCGGAGATCCAGCCTATCCATTTCTGCCATggttaataaaaagttattccGGTTCGGTTTCACCTAAAGAAGAATCATTTAACGTCCACCTCAATTCCGCAAGAGTTTCAGTGGAAATGGCATTTGGAAGACTGAAAGCCAGATGGAGGAtgttacaaaaaaaattagattGTAACTATAAATTTGTACCTCTAGTTATAGTTGCGTATTGTGTGCTGCACAATTTTGTGAAGACAATAAAGACAAATTTCTTGAAGAGTGGTTGCAACAAGTTCGTGAGTTAG
- the LOC105286178 gene encoding uncharacterized protein LOC105286178 has translation MLVKCEPQVQTDLTVVSYRIDALDNIANVVRKTLATEPSIKNTTKCTSCKGRTYPTVVLEPNHKIIGKEGFRSLEKSLFFRSPSYHIRCKDPCLGKYTLFKEPGIYIFIELDIRPNLQSNSLSCMLDRMPTTLGLQCDENTIEYRLIGVIDYTSRHYIAYCLRSNGFWQMYDDLRKEINKCGSKTIITPHLVVYVQKSV, from the exons ATGCTTGTGAAGTGTGAACCCCAAGTGCAAACAGATCTCACGGTTGTATCATACAGAATTGATGCTCTCGACAACATCGCAAATGTTGTAAGAAAAACCTTGGCCACGGAaccaagtataaaaaatacgacgaaatgcacgagctgcaaGGGCAGGACGTATCCAACTGTAGTATTAGAGccaaatcataaaattattggaaAAGAAGGCTTTAGATCTCTGGAGAAATCTTTGTTCTTTCGATCGCCAAGTTATCACATACGTTGTAAAGATCCATGCTTGGGAAAGTATACGTTGTTTAAGGAGCCAggaatttacattttcatcgAGCTCGATATACGCCCGAATCTTCAAAGTAACAGTTTGAGCTGTATGCTGGATCGAATGCCGACAACACTCGGTCTTCAATGCGACGAAAATACAATCGAATACAG GTTAATCGGAGTAATAGACTACACATCGAGGCACTACATTGCATACTGTTTGCGTTCCAATGGATTTTGGCAGATGTACGACGATTTGCGAAAAGAGATTAACAAGTGTGGTTCTAAAACTATAATAACTCCACATCTTGTAGtatatgtacaaaaatcaGTTTAA
- the LOC105286182 gene encoding GTPase HRas has translation MTEYKLVVVGAGGVGKSALTIQLIQNHFVDEYDPTIEDSYRKQVVIDGETCLLDILDTAGQEEYSAMRDQYMRTGEGFLLVFAVNSAKSFEDIGTYREQIKRVKDAEEVPMVLVGNKCDLQQSWAVNMTQAREIARQYGVPFVETSAKTRMGVDDAFYTLVREIRKDKERTGKPPGSSGGKKRRCYIL, from the exons ATGACAGAATACAAGCTTGTAGTAGTTGGAGCTGGAGGCGTTGGAAAATCAGCACTTACCATTCAGCTAATACAAAATCACTTTGTTGACGAATATGATCCTACTATAGAAGATTCGTATAGAAAACAA GTTGTGATCGATGGAGAAACGTGCCTTCTAGATATATTAGACACAGCGGGACAAGAGGAATACAGTGCAATGAGAGATCAGTATATGAGAACAGGAGAAGGATTCTTATTAGTGTTTGCCGTAAATTCGGCTAAAAGTTTTGAA GATATAGGAACATATAGGGAACAAATAAAACGAGTAAAAGATGCGGAAGAAGTACCAATGGTATTAGTCGGAAATAAGTGCGATCTTCAGCAGTCCTGGGCGGTGAACATGACTCAAGCGAGAGAAATTGCGCGACAGTATGGTGTGCCATTTGTAGAAACTTCGGCGAAAACGAGGATGGGTGTAGACGATGCCTTTTATACTTTG GTCAGAGAAATACGGAAAGATAAAGAACGCACGGGTAAACCGCCCGGCAGTTCCGGAGGCAAGAAACGTCGAtgctatattttataa
- the LOC105286183 gene encoding ras GTPase-activating protein 1: MAEFVRGGPSVSNNAKMEHNSKGGSPSTGSEDGGQNESLNAEHEFDPFLENIPDDIQDTEEPDGANATLLTAPPENQWYHGRLDRFTAEERLWDATKMGSYLVRESDRKPGSYVLSYLGRTGINHFRITAVCGDYYIGGRQFNSLSDLVAYYTHCSDLLKRERLIYPTPPPEPVNDKKRIVAILPYTKMPDTDELSFQKGDIFFVHNDMGDGWLWVTAHRTGEQGLIFRELVEDLDDSIDPNTVFSWFHPNVTKSEAVDMLVKAGPGSFLVRPSDNSPGDYSLFFHINNQIQRFRIEKKGVRYLMGGRTFECLDAVINRYRKEQIVEGHTLVQAMVTEPDGSVRVNREVQHAEKIYATLRECREQSGAKKNKGIKMQGYLEKKSEKNKKWKALYFVLLVDGTDTHLYLYDNPKRTKPKGLIDLSCAYLYQVHESVFERPHCFQLVERALPCLATITYLAAPNPENALEWINVLKPLCVTQLTRAPKVPRLRELRSLHLHILDTHRLPYKLVPSPFIIVALNNVKVARTKVKTGLHPLWDEEFILEDVPPDVMSFSLTLYNKGKRSKDTEVAELTVELANLTNGEEMDEWYPLSGVTPIGEWGALRLRIRYRHDLAMPPEEYSPLQQLLLDPELHVVKALADVCHLDRVPLANSLLRIFRHEKKEADLLRSLNQAEVEKEDETPTLFRAASLTTTLMDLYMKSVCTSFLKAALRDTIVKLIESKQSCELNPTKMDSPEDACNNAEFLLQVLDEVTLSIFTSPDACPRTLRYICGCLQRAVVAKWPHERLVRTRVVSGFIFLRLLCPAILNPRSFNLIAEPPPPSAARSLVMVAKCLQNLANLVEFGGKEPYMEVVNPFILKNKERMVVFLDQLSNVAEKPESEGTDPRTKSVCDTARDLATLHHICVSHLKELQVLSKTQPTIKQLVTVTEMLSKHKQKYMEMIR; the protein is encoded by the exons ATGGCAGAATTCGTGCGCGGTGGACCCAGCGTATCCAACAATGCCAAG ATGGAACACAATAGCAAAGGTGGATCTCCTAGTACAGGAAGCGAAGATGGTGGCCAGAATGAATCATTAAATGCTGAGCATGAATTTGATCCTTTTCTTGAAAACATACCAGATGATATACAAGATACGGAAGAACCTGATGGCGCAAATGCTACTTTGCTAACGGCACCACCAGAAAATCA ATGGTATCATGGTAGATTAGATAGATTTACAGCAGAGGAAAGACTGTGGGATGCGACCAAAATGGGTAGTTATCTGGTTCGTGAAAGTGATAGAAAGCCTGGAAGTTATGTTCTATCTTATTTGGGAAGAACTGGAATAAATCACTTTCGAATTACAGCTGTCTGTGGAGATTATTATATTg GTGGTCGGCAATTTAATAGCCTATCAGATCTGGTTGCATATTATACTCATTGTTCAGATCTGcttaagagagaaagacttaTATATCCAACACCGCCTCCCGAGCCGGTGAACGATAAGAAACGAATTGTCGCAATATTACCGTATACAAAAATGCCGGATACCGACGAATTGAGCTTTCAAAAAggagatatatttttcgtcCATAATGACATGGGCGATGGATGGTTATGGGTCACTGCCCACAGAACTGGCGAACAGGGTTTAATATTTCGGGAATTAGTCGAGGATCTTGACGACTCAATAGATCCTAACACGGTATTTTCCTGGTTTCATCCTAATGTCACGAAAAGTGAAGCGGTAGACATGTTGGTGAAAGCAGGACCTGGTAGTTTCCTA GTCAGACCATCAGACAACAGTCCGGGAGATTACTCgctcttttttcatataaacaACCAGATACAAAGATTCAGAATTGAAAAGAAGGGAGTACGGTATTTAATGGGTGGTAGAACGTTCGAGTGTCTCGATGCCGTAATTAATAG ATACCGAAAAGAACAGATCGTGGAGGGACATACTTTGGTTCAAGCGATGGTAACGGAACCCGACGGTAGCGTCAGAGTCAATAGAGAAGTGCAGCATGCCGAGAAGATATATGCAACCTTGAGGGAATGTCGAGAGCAATCGGGTGCTAAGAAAAACAAAGGGATTAAAATGCAAGGCTATCTGGAAAAGAAATcggagaaaaataagaaatggaAGGCATTATATTTCGTGTTGCTGGTCGATGGTACCGACACGCATCTCTATCTATACGACAATCCTAAAAGGACTAAACCAAAAGGTCTCATTGATTTAAGCTGTGCTTACTTATACCAG GTTCACGAGAGTGTGTTTGAAAGGCCTCATTGTTTCCAATTAGTTGAACGTGCTTTACCGTGTCTGGCCACCATAACTTATCTGGCTGCCCCGAATCCCGAAAATGCATTAGAATGGATTAATGTCCTGAAACCATTGTGTGTGACACAACTCACTCGTGCTCCGAAAGTTCCCCGCCTACGTGAATTACGTTCGTTGCACCTGCACATCCTAGATACGCATAGGCTTCCGTACAAGCTAGTACCGAGTCCGTTCATTATAGTGGCCCTAAACAATGTTAAAGTCGCTCGCACGAAGGTCAAAACGGGATTGCATCCTCTCTGGGATGAGGAATTCATTCTGGA AGACGTACCGCCGGATGTCATGTCCTTCTCGTTGACTCTGTACAACAAAGGTAAGCGCAGTAAGGACACAGAGGTTGCAGAATTAACGGTTGAATTGGCGAATTTGACTAACGGAGAGGAAATGGACGAGTGGTATCCGTTGTCGGGAGTAACGCCTATCGGAGAATGGGGAGCGCTGCGTTTACGCATACG ATACAGACACGATTTAGCTATGCCGCCTGAAGAGTACAGTCCTTTGCAGCAATTATTACTGGATCCGGAACTGCATGTTGTCAAGGCTTTGGCGGATGTATGTCACTTGGATCGAGTACCCTTGGCAAATAGTCTCCTTAGAATCTTTAG gcatgaaaagaaagaagcgGATCTCCTGCGATCATTGAATCAAGCTGaa gTGGAGAAGGAGGATGAAACACCAACGTTGTTTAGAGCTGCCAGTCTCACTACCACTTTAATGGACTTATATATGAAATCTGTTTGCACTTCATTTTTGAAGGCTGCTTTACGTGATACAATCGTGAAACTAATTGAAAGTAAACAGAGCTGCGAATTAAATCCAACGAAAATGGATTCCCCGGAGGATGCGTGTAATAACGCGGAATTTTTACTACAA GTATTGGACGAGGTTACATTGAGTATTTTTACGAGTCCCGATGCTTGCCCGAGGACTCTTAGATACATTTGTGGATGCTTACAAAGAGCAGTCGTCGCTAAGTGGCCACACGAAAGACTAGTCAGAACTCGGGTCGTCAGCGGATTTATATTTCTGCGCCTTCTCTGCCCTGCCATATTAAATCCTAGGTCGTTTAATCTAATCGCTGAGCCACCACCTCCATCTGCTGCAAG ATCATTAGTCATGGTGGCAAAATGTTTGCAAAATTTAGCCAACTTGGTGGAATTTGGTGGAAAGGAGCCATACATGGAAGTCGTGAATccatttatattgaaaaataaggaACGAATGGTAGTGTTCCTTGATCAGTTGTCT AATGTTGCTGAGAAACCGGAATCAGAAGGTACAGATCCGAGAACCAAAAGTGTATGCGACACTGCGAGAGATTTGGCGACGTTGCATCATATTTGCGTCTCTCATTTGAAGGAACTTCAAGTTCTGTCGAAGACACAG CCGACGATTAAACAGTTGGTGACAGTGACTGAAATGTTGAGCAAGCATAAGCAGAAGTATATGGAAATGATACGGTAG
- the LOC105286184 gene encoding uncharacterized protein LOC105286184 isoform X1 gives MVSEVRFLGVVLDSRLDGSSQIRALISRGRRISHIIAFLAGTRWGAHPQCLLTLYRSLFRGSIEYGSGIFEYRNKGELFLTLQRLQYKLIRISLGYRMSTPINVMLVKAKEMPLYLRFRLLIQKYLTKNASLKFNPVIDSFWDLQDSLIGFTKYNYALRNIPGFRVFASMDSTFSHIHRSISVPAFSHNFKAMICRPNIKFLEFGVGDRDSVLEVNAKFNEFCQSHYVGYVSFYTDGSKVNSADVPVGSSVFSPELKFIIKHKLPPVTSIFSAEAWGISEAISIILQFNCYKSVIFTDSQSVLDILSSPALNHPNYIIATIKSKLEQAARLDLEIVFIWVPSHKGILGNETADRLAKEATGDGLRPYFKVPYTDLFAKIKDSHVLRFETYLQGKAALTGSHYFTHYHLARRYPWYYHKQLNRQTIVLLNRLRSNHYNLNYSLFRKNIVSSGGCTCGNPRQDMNHVILYCLLYRDRALFLITFIQSQYHRLFNDITPLLHDPPAKLCRLLVAFFKSVQLFP, from the coding sequence ATGGTTTCGGAGGTCCGGTTTCTCGGGGTCGTGCTGGACTCGCGACTGGATGGTTCTAGTCAAATTCGAGCCTTGATCAGCAGAGGACGTCGGATTTCTCATATAATCGCTTTCCTCGCTGGTACTAGATGGGGCGCTCATCCGCAGTGTTTATTGACATTATACAGATCTTTGTTCAGGGGATCTATAGAATATGGTAGCGGTATTTTTGAATATCGTAATAAGGGCgagttatttttaacattacagCGTTTACAATATAAGTTAATAAGAATATCTCTAGGTTATCGTATGTCGACACCTATTAATGTAATGTTGGTGAAAGCTAAGGAGATGCCGTTATATTTAAGGTTTAGACTGTtaatacagaaatatttaaCTAAGAATGCGTCGTTAAAATTTAATCCTGTTATCGATAGTTTTTGGGATTTACAGGATTCGTTGATAGGTTttactaaatataattatgcgtTGAGAAATATCCCTGGCTTTCGTGTTTTTGCTTCAATGGATTCTACCTTTTCCCACATCCATAGGTCTATTTCCGTTCCTGCCTTTTCACATAATTTTAAAGCAATGATTTGTCGtccgaatattaaatttttggaaTTCGGAGTCGGCGACCGCGATTCTGTATTGGAGGTCAACGCGAAATTCAATGAATTTTGTCAGTCACATTATGTGGGATATGTATCATTTTATACAGATGGCTCAAAAGTCAATTCAGCTGATGTCCCGGTCGGTTCTAGTGTTTTTTCAccagaattaaaattcattattaaacaTAAGTTGCCGCCAGTTACATCTATATTTTCCGCTGAAGCATGGGGCATTTCTGAGGCTATAtcgattattttacaatttaattgttataaatcgGTTATTTTTACAGATTCTCAAAGTGTTCTCGATATCCTTTCTTCTCCGGCATTAAATCAtcctaattatataattgctaCAATTAAGTCCAAATTGGAACAGGCCGCGCGCCTCGATTTGGAGATTGTGTTTATTTGGGTGCCCTCGCACAAGGGAATTTTGGGAAACGAGACGGCGGATCGTTTGGCAAAAGAGGCCACTGGGGACGGCCTTAGACCTTATTTTAAAGTTCCCTATACGGATTTATTTGCCAAGATTAAAGATTCGCATGTTTTACGGTTTGAGACTTATCTGCAAGGTAAAGCGGCTCTCACAGGTTCGCATTATTTTACTCATTATCATTTAGCGAGACGTTACCCATGGTATTATCATAAACAATTGAATAGACAaactattgtattattaaacagGCTGCGTAGCAaccattataatttaaattatagtttatttcgtaaaaatatagtttcgtCTGGGGGCTGCACGTGCGGTAATCCACGTCAGGATATGAACCATGTGATTTTGTATTGTCTGTTATATCGAGATAGAGCTTTGTTTttgattacttttattcaGTCTCAGTATCATCGTCTTTTTAATGACATAACTCCTTTGCTGCATGATCCACCTGCCAAGTTATGCCGGCTTTTAGttgcatttttcaaatctGTCCAACTGTTTCCTTAA
- the LOC105286184 gene encoding uncharacterized protein LOC105286184 isoform X4, which produces MQEAEASCESEEGIPESLSSPNFSSSLDISVQHNFSSEKIIVPLDQFSEFVLRHGSTESHDQHGVAERAASSYNGSNVRKRASIAASGSPERKRASETADADKALKGGSEVGPSEGQNKQDIQASRASKIRYSYSDKPPYSVFIQPTIDNKESFVHPRTISRVLSTITPIELIEVKKTGRGRVVADFRTFSAANSVINHPELTKLKLKAYIPEFKVLRSGIIKDVPQSLDMATMIKHMESSIKVRHEVTPFLPKTRICYTCFRVGHVSSSCKGKPRCITCGKDKHTESNPCLCSVPSKRHWPAYSRSLGIEVWNSLHQNRRV; this is translated from the exons ATGCAAGAGGCTGAAGCCTCTTGCGAAAGCGAGGAGGGGATTCCCGAATCGCTTTCCTCGCCGAACTTTTCGTCTTCTTTAGACATATCCGTTCAGCATAATTTTTCTTCGGAAAAAATTATAGTTCCATTGGATCAGTTTTCGGAATTTGTTTTGCGCCATGGCAGTACAGAATCACACGATCAACATGGCGTCGCAGAGAGGGCAGCCTCCAGTTATAATGGAAGTAATGTACGAAAACGAGCATCAATAGCAGCCTCCGGCAGTCCGGAAAGGAAAAGAGCTTCTGAGACCGCGGATGCGGATAAGGCCTTAAAGGGGGGGTCTGAGGTCGGCCCTAGTGAGGGTCAGAACAAACAAGATATTCAGGCGAGTCGGGCTTCAAAAATCAGGTATTCGTATTCTGATAAGCCGCCATATTCGGTTTTCATCCAGCCAACCATTGATAATAAAGAATCATTTGTGCATCCGCGTACTATTAGCAGAGTTTTGTCCACGATTACACCTATAGAGTTGATTGAGGTTAAGAAGACCGGGCGCGGAAGAGTAGTGGCGGATTTTCGTACTTTTAGCGCGGCAAATAGTGTAATTAATCATCCGGAATTAACAAAGTTGAAGCTTAAGGCTTATATTCCTGAATTTAAAGTATTGAGATCGGGCATTATTAAGGATGTCCCGCAGAGTTTGGACATGGCAACGATGATCAAACACATGGAATCATCGATAAAG GTTAGACACGAAGTCACACCATTTTTGCCGAAGACCAGGATATGCTACACCTGCTTCAGGGTGGGACATGTTAGTAGCAGCTGTAAGGGGAAACCACGTTGTATAACTTGTGGCAAGGATAAACACACGGAATCGAATCCATGTTTG TGTTCCGTGCCATCGAAAAGGCATTGGCCAGCATATTCTCGTTCCTTAGGGATAGAGGTTTGGAACTCTCTGCATCAAAATCGCAGGGTATAA
- the LOC105286184 gene encoding uncharacterized protein LOC105286184 isoform X2, with protein MQEAEASCESEEGIPESLSSPNFSSSLDISVQHNFSSEKIIVPLDQFSEFVLRHGSTESHDQHGVAERAASSYNGSNVRKRASIAASGSPERKRASETADADKALKGGSEVGPSEGQNKQDIQASRASKIRYSYSDKPPYSVFIQPTIDNKESFVHPRTISRVLSTITPIELIEVKKTGRGRVVADFRTFSAANSVINHPELTKLKLKAYIPEFKVLRSGIIKDVPQSLDMATMIKHMESSIKVVDVERLNRRITADGQTQFAPSRTLKLRFAGQSLPKNVYLFKVRHEVTPFLPKTRICYTCFRVGHVSSSCKGKPRCITCGKDKHTESNPCLCSVPSKRHWPAYSRSLGIEVWNSLHQNRRV; from the exons ATGCAAGAGGCTGAAGCCTCTTGCGAAAGCGAGGAGGGGATTCCCGAATCGCTTTCCTCGCCGAACTTTTCGTCTTCTTTAGACATATCCGTTCAGCATAATTTTTCTTCGGAAAAAATTATAGTTCCATTGGATCAGTTTTCGGAATTTGTTTTGCGCCATGGCAGTACAGAATCACACGATCAACATGGCGTCGCAGAGAGGGCAGCCTCCAGTTATAATGGAAGTAATGTACGAAAACGAGCATCAATAGCAGCCTCCGGCAGTCCGGAAAGGAAAAGAGCTTCTGAGACCGCGGATGCGGATAAGGCCTTAAAGGGGGGGTCTGAGGTCGGCCCTAGTGAGGGTCAGAACAAACAAGATATTCAGGCGAGTCGGGCTTCAAAAATCAGGTATTCGTATTCTGATAAGCCGCCATATTCGGTTTTCATCCAGCCAACCATTGATAATAAAGAATCATTTGTGCATCCGCGTACTATTAGCAGAGTTTTGTCCACGATTACACCTATAGAGTTGATTGAGGTTAAGAAGACCGGGCGCGGAAGAGTAGTGGCGGATTTTCGTACTTTTAGCGCGGCAAATAGTGTAATTAATCATCCGGAATTAACAAAGTTGAAGCTTAAGGCTTATATTCCTGAATTTAAAGTATTGAGATCGGGCATTATTAAGGATGTCCCGCAGAGTTTGGACATGGCAACGATGATCAAACACATGGAATCATCGATAAAGGTAGTTGATGTTGAGCGTCTTAATCGAAGGATCACCGCTGACGGACAAACACAGTTTGCACCATCTCGCACGCTTAAGTTAAGGTTCGCAGGGCAGTCTTTACCAAAGAATGTTTACTTGTTTAAGGTTAGACACGAAGTCACACCATTTTTGCCGAAGACCAGGATATGCTACACCTGCTTCAGGGTGGGACATGTTAGTAGCAGCTGTAAGGGGAAACCACGTTGTATAACTTGTGGCAAGGATAAACACACGGAATCGAATCCATGTTTG TGTTCCGTGCCATCGAAAAGGCATTGGCCAGCATATTCTCGTTCCTTAGGGATAGAGGTTTGGAACTCTCTGCATCAAAATCGCAGGGTATAA
- the LOC105286184 gene encoding uncharacterized protein LOC105286184 isoform X3 encodes MQEAEASCESEEGIPESLSSPNFSSSLDISVQHNFSSEKIIVPLDQFSEFVLRHGSTESHDQHGVAERAASSYNGSNVRKRASIAASGSPERKRASETADADKALKGGSEVGPSEGQNKQDIQASRASKIRYSYSDKPPYSVFIQPTIDNKESFVHPRTISRVLSTITPIELIEVKKTGRGRVVADFRTFSAANSVINHPELTKLKLKAYIPEFKVLRSGIIKDVPQSLDMATMIKHMESSIKVVDVERLNRRITADGQTQFAPSRTLKLRFAGQSLPKNVYLFKVRHEVTPFLPKTRICYTCFRVGHVSSSCKGKPRCITCGKDKHTESNPCLMFGFSVPCHRKGIGQHILVP; translated from the exons ATGCAAGAGGCTGAAGCCTCTTGCGAAAGCGAGGAGGGGATTCCCGAATCGCTTTCCTCGCCGAACTTTTCGTCTTCTTTAGACATATCCGTTCAGCATAATTTTTCTTCGGAAAAAATTATAGTTCCATTGGATCAGTTTTCGGAATTTGTTTTGCGCCATGGCAGTACAGAATCACACGATCAACATGGCGTCGCAGAGAGGGCAGCCTCCAGTTATAATGGAAGTAATGTACGAAAACGAGCATCAATAGCAGCCTCCGGCAGTCCGGAAAGGAAAAGAGCTTCTGAGACCGCGGATGCGGATAAGGCCTTAAAGGGGGGGTCTGAGGTCGGCCCTAGTGAGGGTCAGAACAAACAAGATATTCAGGCGAGTCGGGCTTCAAAAATCAGGTATTCGTATTCTGATAAGCCGCCATATTCGGTTTTCATCCAGCCAACCATTGATAATAAAGAATCATTTGTGCATCCGCGTACTATTAGCAGAGTTTTGTCCACGATTACACCTATAGAGTTGATTGAGGTTAAGAAGACCGGGCGCGGAAGAGTAGTGGCGGATTTTCGTACTTTTAGCGCGGCAAATAGTGTAATTAATCATCCGGAATTAACAAAGTTGAAGCTTAAGGCTTATATTCCTGAATTTAAAGTATTGAGATCGGGCATTATTAAGGATGTCCCGCAGAGTTTGGACATGGCAACGATGATCAAACACATGGAATCATCGATAAAGGTAGTTGATGTTGAGCGTCTTAATCGAAGGATCACCGCTGACGGACAAACACAGTTTGCACCATCTCGCACGCTTAAGTTAAGGTTCGCAGGGCAGTCTTTACCAAAGAATGTTTACTTGTTTAAGGTTAGACACGAAGTCACACCATTTTTGCCGAAGACCAGGATATGCTACACCTGCTTCAGGGTGGGACATGTTAGTAGCAGCTGTAAGGGGAAACCACGTTGTATAACTTGTGGCAAGGATAAACACACGGAATCGAATCCATGTTTG ATGTTTGGTTTCAGTGTTCCGTGCCATCGAAAAGGCATTGGCCAGCATATTCTCGTTCCTTAG